The Streptomyces sp. CC0208 genome window below encodes:
- a CDS encoding ATP/GTP-binding protein, with amino-acid sequence MIFGRSERGKPPVEPVTLKILVAGGFGVGKTTFVGAVSEIRPLRTEELLTEAGRPVDDTSGVENKRTTTVAMDFGRITLREDLVLYLFGTPGQERFWFMWDELSEGALGAVVLVDTRRLEDCFAAVDYFERRSIPFLVGVNCFEGAVRYPEEDVRQALDLDEDVPVVLCDARDKQSVKDVLVGVVQHAMAYSARRRQSVTT; translated from the coding sequence ATGATCTTCGGGCGATCTGAGCGCGGCAAGCCCCCGGTCGAGCCCGTCACGCTCAAGATCCTGGTGGCCGGCGGCTTCGGCGTGGGCAAGACCACGTTCGTGGGCGCGGTCAGCGAGATCAGACCGCTGCGCACCGAGGAACTGCTGACGGAGGCCGGCCGCCCCGTCGACGACACCAGCGGTGTGGAGAACAAGCGCACCACCACCGTCGCCATGGACTTCGGGCGGATCACCCTGCGCGAGGACCTGGTGCTGTATCTGTTCGGCACGCCCGGGCAGGAACGGTTCTGGTTCATGTGGGACGAGCTCTCCGAAGGTGCCCTCGGAGCCGTCGTGCTCGTCGACACCCGCCGCCTGGAGGACTGCTTCGCCGCGGTCGACTACTTCGAACGGCGCTCCATACCCTTCCTCGTCGGCGTCAACTGCTTCGAGGGAGCGGTCCGTTACCCCGAAGAGGACGTACGGCAGGCCCTCGACCTCGACGAGGACGTACCGGTCGTGCTGTGCGATGCCCGGGACAAGCAGTCGGTCAAGGACGTACTCGTGGGCGTCGTCCAGCACGCGATGGCGTACTCGGCGCGGCGCCGCCAGAGCGTCACGACCTGA